Within the Prosthecochloris marina genome, the region AAAACGTGGTAGCAAGCTCAGTAGAGCCATGCCGCCATGACGGATCGATTTTTATCCCTTTCTTTGTGACGGAAACAATTTTTTGAGTGGTAAGATCTTTGATATGAAGATCCGGTCGGCCGCGTGTGTACGTAAGATAAGCAAGCATGCGTCCGTCAGAAGACAGTGCAGGGGTCACCGCAAGGTCACCGCTACTGGCAACAGGGACAGCACCGTAACCATCAAAATCGGCGAGATAAATTTCTTTTTTTCGGCCGCTTTGTGAAACAAAAGCGATCTTACTTCCGAAAATGGATGGCTTACCGGTAAACAGCCTGACGAGGTCAGCACAAAATTTATGCGCGATCGGCCTCAACTCATCTTTATCTCCTTCATAAAGTTTCCTCATAAGAAGCTTGCCAGTCAAAGCATCGTAGACCTCCATATCCATCTTCAGAGTATCACCTTTTCTTTCAAGTACCCCTCCCGCATATACTTCGGCCCCAACGGAACTCAGAGCGGCAAAGTTAATCCCCCGTTGTCCAACCTGGTACAGATCACCCCCGGTTATAATATTGAGAGGTGATTTTATAATGGCAAAAAGACCGGTAAAATCGAGCCCGCTTTTAATAACCGTATCGATTCCTGCGGTATACTGTTTGTTTTTATCTTTTTTTGTATCGATCGGCTTGAGCACCAACGGAATCCTGTCGGCACCAGCTTTTGTGATTTTGATATATTCCTTTACGGGTTCGGCATACGAAGCGGAATGGGGAAAAACAAGACACCATGCAAGAGCAAGCAAAATCCGGAACAATAAACGATGGGTTTTCATAATCGAACGATGAGATGATTTTTCCTGATTGATGTAGCAATCAAATCCAGCATATCCACATAAATACAACTCGACATATTACCCTCTTTACTTTTGTAAAAATAATGAACTCGAAAGCTTTTTCGCAAGGCCTTGAAGGGAAATAATCAGGGCTTTGCAAATAACGACCGGCAGTATATCAAAGAGTTGTTATGCCGACCTCTACTCTATTCCTTGCGGAGTGAAAACAAGCCCTATCCGTATGGGTTTGTAACTCACATTTTCCGGTATAGAAGGCAGCGGAGACGATGCTTCAATTGCCTTGATCACCGTATCGTTGAAATAGCTGCTGACCGAGCCCCTGTCAAGCATGATATCACTGATAGTACCAGTTGGATTGATAGTAAGAGCGACATATGCCTTTATATCCCCTTTTTCTCTGATAAACTGGGGTGTAAACGACCAATTTTGCCGAATAATTGTCACAACATTAACGAGATAACGATCATAAGGTCCCATTGGGGCCCCATAATCTCCATCACCGGATGAGAAGCGCCCAGGCCCTGATCTTTTATAAAGATTGGAAGGAGGACCTTGCTGAACTTTCTGACGGAGCTTCTCAAGTGTGCGCTCGAAGTCACTCGTCTGATTTTCCTGAACGTTCGCCTCAGGCTCCTTTGGCTTTTCTTTAAGCGTTTTTTTCTCAACCTTTTTTGGCTTGTCGGGAATCTTTTTCGGAGCTTTTTTTACTGGCTCAGGCTTTTTTTGAGGTTCAGGTTTAACTGGAGGTTCTTCAACAGGGGGCTCAGGCTCAAGCTCTGGTTCGGGCTCTGGTTCGGGTTCGGGGACAGAAAGCGGTCCATCGGACAAATCAACCTCTTCAGATGAACCGGGCCCTGGTAACGTTACAAGGCTCACATCGATCGTTTTGAGTTGTGGACGCTTCAGCCCTGTAAGATATTGCAGGTAAAAACTGCCAGCTACAAGCAGAACATGCAGAAAAACAGATATGGCAAAGGCTGTGAGAAAA harbors:
- the tolB gene encoding Tol-Pal system beta propeller repeat protein TolB, coding for MKTHRLLFRILLALAWCLVFPHSASYAEPVKEYIKITKAGADRIPLVLKPIDTKKDKNKQYTAGIDTVIKSGLDFTGLFAIIKSPLNIITGGDLYQVGQRGINFAALSSVGAEVYAGGVLERKGDTLKMDMEVYDALTGKLLMRKLYEGDKDELRPIAHKFCADLVRLFTGKPSIFGSKIAFVSQSGRKKEIYLADFDGYGAVPVASSGDLAVTPALSSDGRMLAYLTYTRGRPDLHIKDLTTQKIVSVTKKGIKIDPSWRHGSTELATTFSFDGNQELYLVRSNGTIVRRLTKHGMIDVSPSFSPDGTQMAFVSSRHGNPQIFVKNLNSGALRRLTFEGKYNTQPAWSPVGDKIAFTTMQKNGEINIFIINVDGTGLKQLTYGARHNEAPSWSPDGTMIVFSSDRSGNSKLYVMNADGQNQRSLKLAGEQMQPCWSSFR
- a CDS encoding energy transducer TonB is translated as MRMNNRDERKANKRRFLTAFAISVFLHVLLVAGSFYLQYLTGLKRPQLKTIDVSLVTLPGPGSSEEVDLSDGPLSVPEPEPEPEPELEPEPPVEEPPVKPEPQKKPEPVKKAPKKIPDKPKKVEKKTLKEKPKEPEANVQENQTSDFERTLEKLRQKVQQGPPSNLYKRSGPGRFSSGDGDYGAPMGPYDRYLVNVVTIIRQNWSFTPQFIREKGDIKAYVALTINPTGTISDIMLDRGSVSSYFNDTVIKAIEASSPLPSIPENVSYKPIRIGLVFTPQGIE